In one window of Gossypium arboreum isolate Shixiya-1 chromosome 4, ASM2569848v2, whole genome shotgun sequence DNA:
- the LOC108459492 gene encoding cysteine protease XCP1-like, with protein sequence MAISLLSKFSTQTLLIASIFVVSALGHDFSIVGYSPEDLGSADKLIELFESWISKHGKIYESIEEKLMRFEVFKDNLKHIDKRNKEISSYWLGLNEFADLSHDEFKKMYLGLRPDVRRRSQSTKDFSYGDVVELPKSVDWRKKGAVTPVKNQGSCGSCWAFSTVAAVEGINKIVTGNLTSLSEQELIDCDTSFNNGCNGGLMDYAFQFIIANGGLHKEQDYPYLMEEGTCEEKKEEMEVVTITGYHDVPENDEQSLLKALAHQPLSVAIEASGRDFQFYSGGVFNGPCGAELDHGVAAVGYGTTKGSDYIIVKNSWGAKWGEKGFIRMKRNTGKAEGLCGINKMASYPTKKN encoded by the exons ATGGCTATCTCTTTGCTTTCCAAATTCTCCACTCAAACCCTACTCATTGCATCCATTTTCGTAGTTTCAGCTCTGGGTCACGATTTCTCTATCGTGGGCTATTCGCCGGAAGATTTGGGTTCTGCCGATAAACTCATCGAGCTCTTCGAGTCATGGATATCGAAGCACGGAAAAATCTACGAGTCCATTGAGGAGAAGCTAATGAGGTTCGAGGTTTTTAAGGATAATCTTAAACATATCGATAAGAGGAACAAGGAAATCAGTAGCTACTGGCTGGGGTTGAATGAGTTCGCTGATTTGAGTCATGACGAGTTCAAGAAAATGTATTTGGGACTCAGACCAGATGTTAGACGAAGATCCCAGTCGACTAAAGACTTTAGTTATGGCGATGTGGTTGAGTTGCCCAAATCCGTTGATTGGCGAAAGAAAGGAGCTGTCACTCCGGTCAAGAACCAAGGCTCTTGCG GTAGCTGTTGGGCATTTTCAACAGTAGCAGCAGTGGAAGGCATAAACAAGATTGTGACCGGCAACTTAACGTCGTTATCGGAGCAAGAGCTGATCGACTGCGACACATCGTTCAACAATGGGTGCAACGGAGGTCTGATGGATTACGCATTCCAGTTCATCATCGCCAATGGCGGACTCCATAAAGAACAAGACTACCCTTACCTAATGGAAGAAGGCACCTGCGAAGAAAAGAAGGAAGAAATGGAAGTGGTGACCATCACTGGTTACCATGACGTCCCTGAAAACGACGAGCAAAGTCTGTTGAAAGCTTTGGCTCATCAACCGCTCAGTGTCGCCATTGAAGCTTCCGGCAGAGATTTCCAGTTCTACAGTGGG GGTGTATTCAACGGGCCATGTGGAGCAGAGCTGGATCATGGGGTGGCAGCCGTAGGGTACGGAACAACAAAGGGGTCAGATTACATAATAGTGAAGAACTCGTGGGGAGCCAAATGGGGAGAAAAAGGGTTCATACGGATGAAGAGGAACACCGGCAAAGCTGAAGGCCTTTGTGGTATCAACAAAATGGCTTCTTATCCCACCAAGAAAAACTGA
- the LOC108457922 gene encoding CMP-sialic acid transporter 4 isoform X2 has product MFLQGNRPSGNAIVTVALTFLTSSQAILIVWSKRAGKYEYSVTTANFLVETLKCALSLAALARIWKSEGVTEDNRLSTTLDEVIVYPIPALLYLVKNLLQYYIFAYVDAPGYQILKNLNIISTGVLYRIILKKKLSDIQWAAFILLCAGCTTAQLNSRSDHVLQTSLPGWIMAIVMALLSGFAGVYTEAIIKKRPSRNINVQNFWLYIFGMAFNAIAILIQDFDAVMNKGFFHGYSIITTLMILNHALSGIAVSMVMKYADNIVKVYSTSVAMLLTAVVSVFLFGFNLTLAFFLGATVVSVSVYLHSAGKLQR; this is encoded by the exons ATGTTCCTCCAAGGGAACAGGCCAAGTGGAAACGCAA TTGTTACAGTTGCATTGACTTTTCTTACAAGTTCACAAGCAATACTTATTGTCTGGTCGAAGAGAGCTGGGAAGTACGAGTATAGTGTTACCACAGCCAACTTTTTG GTGGAGACTTTGAAATGTGCTTTGTCACTTGCAGCCTTGGCAAGAATATGGAAAAGTGAAGGTGTTACAGAAGATAACAG GTTGAGTACAACCCTTGATGAAGTTATTGTTTATCCCATTCCTGCTTTACTTTATCTTGTCAAGAATTTGCTGCAG TATTATATCTTTGCCTATGTTGATGCACCGGGTTATCAGATACTAAAGAACCTGAATATTATCAGTACTGGTGTTTTGTATCGTATCATCCTTAAGAAAAA GTTAAGTGATATTCAATGGGCAGCTTTTATTCTTCTATGTGCTGGCTGCACCACAGCACAACTGAATTCTCG TTCTGATCATGTACTTCAAACATCTCTGCCAGGTTGGATAATGGCAATT GTGATGGCCCTTTTGAGTGGATTTGCTGGAGTGTACACCGAG GCTATAATTAAGAAGCGCCCATCAAGGAATATAAATGTGCAGAATTTCTGGTTGTATATTTTCGGAATGGCCTTCAATGCTATAGCAATACTGATACAAGATTTTGATGCTGTCATGAACAA GGGCTTCTTCCATGGATACTCGATAATTACCACTCTCATGATCCTTAATCATGCACTAAG TGGAATTGCTGTATCAATGGTAATGAAATATGCAGACAATATTGTGAAG GTCTATTCTACTTCAGTGGCAATGCTTCTCACTGCCGTTGTTTCAGTGTTTCTGTTCGGCTTCAATCTTACCCTTGCTTTCTTCCTCGGTGCTAC TGTTGTATCGGTATCGGTATACTTGCACTCTGCCGGGAAGCTGCAAAGATAG
- the LOC108457922 gene encoding CMP-sialic acid transporter 4 isoform X1, whose translation MEYRKIKDEDNDGGTLSNDIENLRGIGFSGVASVSNVPPREQAKWKRKTVVTVALTFLTSSQAILIVWSKRAGKYEYSVTTANFLVETLKCALSLAALARIWKSEGVTEDNRLSTTLDEVIVYPIPALLYLVKNLLQYYIFAYVDAPGYQILKNLNIISTGVLYRIILKKKLSDIQWAAFILLCAGCTTAQLNSRSDHVLQTSLPGWIMAIVMALLSGFAGVYTEAIIKKRPSRNINVQNFWLYIFGMAFNAIAILIQDFDAVMNKGFFHGYSIITTLMILNHALSGIAVSMVMKYADNIVKVYSTSVAMLLTAVVSVFLFGFNLTLAFFLGATVVSVSVYLHSAGKLQR comes from the exons ATGGAGTATCGCAAAATCAAAGATGag GATAATGATGGAGGAACACTAAGTAATGACATTGAGAATCTACGAGGCATAGGGTTTTCGGGggttg CTTCTGTAAGTAATGTTCCTCCAAGGGAACAGGCCAAGTGGAAACGCAA GACAGTTGTTACAGTTGCATTGACTTTTCTTACAAGTTCACAAGCAATACTTATTGTCTGGTCGAAGAGAGCTGGGAAGTACGAGTATAGTGTTACCACAGCCAACTTTTTG GTGGAGACTTTGAAATGTGCTTTGTCACTTGCAGCCTTGGCAAGAATATGGAAAAGTGAAGGTGTTACAGAAGATAACAG GTTGAGTACAACCCTTGATGAAGTTATTGTTTATCCCATTCCTGCTTTACTTTATCTTGTCAAGAATTTGCTGCAG TATTATATCTTTGCCTATGTTGATGCACCGGGTTATCAGATACTAAAGAACCTGAATATTATCAGTACTGGTGTTTTGTATCGTATCATCCTTAAGAAAAA GTTAAGTGATATTCAATGGGCAGCTTTTATTCTTCTATGTGCTGGCTGCACCACAGCACAACTGAATTCTCG TTCTGATCATGTACTTCAAACATCTCTGCCAGGTTGGATAATGGCAATT GTGATGGCCCTTTTGAGTGGATTTGCTGGAGTGTACACCGAG GCTATAATTAAGAAGCGCCCATCAAGGAATATAAATGTGCAGAATTTCTGGTTGTATATTTTCGGAATGGCCTTCAATGCTATAGCAATACTGATACAAGATTTTGATGCTGTCATGAACAA GGGCTTCTTCCATGGATACTCGATAATTACCACTCTCATGATCCTTAATCATGCACTAAG TGGAATTGCTGTATCAATGGTAATGAAATATGCAGACAATATTGTGAAG GTCTATTCTACTTCAGTGGCAATGCTTCTCACTGCCGTTGTTTCAGTGTTTCTGTTCGGCTTCAATCTTACCCTTGCTTTCTTCCTCGGTGCTAC TGTTGTATCGGTATCGGTATACTTGCACTCTGCCGGGAAGCTGCAAAGATAG
- the LOC108457874 gene encoding calcium-dependent protein kinase 26-like, which yields MGNTCRGPSKGNLCKGYNTSSHCSSSNNNNNNPPSKPLIPRESGKETGENDNHSASIRASEQESIMKLGNDNQTYFVLGHKTPNIRDLYTLGPKLGQGQFGTTYLCTELSTGIEYACKSISKRKLVAKEDVDDVRREIQIMYHLAGHKNIVTIKGTYEDSLYVHIVMELCSGGELFDRIIQRGHYTERKAAELTRIIVGVVEACHSLGVMHRDLKPENFLLVNKDDDFSLKAIDFGLSVFFKPGQVFTDVVGSPYYVAPEVLQKHYGPEADVWTAGVILYILLSGVPPFWGETQQGIFDAVLKGFIDFDSEPWPLISDSAKDLIRKMLCSRPSERLTAHKVLCHPWICENGVAPDKALDPAILSRLKQFSAMNKLKKLALRVIAESLSEEEIAGLREMFKSMDTDNSGAITFDELKAGLRRYGSTLKDAEIRALMDAADIDNSGTIDYGEFIAATVHLNKLEHEEHLVAAFQYFDKDRSGYITVDELQQAWAEYNLTDVLFEDIIREVDQDNDGRIDYGEFVDMMKKGNGWIGRRTMRNSLNISMRNSHDSQ from the exons ATGGGCAATACATGCCGTGGACCTTCCAAGGGGAATCTTTGTAAGGGTTACAACACTTCTTCACATTGTTCTAGttctaataacaataataataatcccCCTTCTAAGCCATTAATTCCCCGAGAATCCGGCAAAGAAACCGGCGAAAACGATAATCATTCGGCTTCTATTAGGGCCAGCGAACAAGAAAGCATCATGAAACTTGGGAATGATAACCAGACCTATTTTGTTTTGGGTCATAAGACTCCCAACATTCGTGACCTTTACACTTTAGGTCCTAAGTTAGGACAAGGACAGTTTGGGACTACGTATTTGTGTACCGAGCTTTCCACGGGTATCGAGTACGCTTGCAAGTCGATATCAAAGAGGAAGTTGGTTGCCAAAGAGGATGTGGATGATGTTAGGAGGGAGATTCAGATAATGTATCATTTAGCCGGTCATAAGAATATTGTGACGATTAAAGGCACGTACGAGGATTCTTTGTATGTGCATATTGTGATGGAGCTTTGCTCTGGAGGGGAGTTGTTTGACCGGATTATCCAGAGGGGGCATTACACCGAGAGGAAGGCAGCTGAATTGACTAGGATCATTGTTGGGGTCGTCGAGGCTTGTCATTCCCTCGGGGTTATGCATAGAGATTTAAAGCCGGAGAATTTCTTGTTAGTTAACAAGGACGATGATTTCTCTCTCAAGGCGATTGATTTCGGACTCTCTGTATTCTTTAAACCAG GACAAGTTTTTACTGATGTGGTCGGAAGCCCATATTATGTCGCCCCTGAAGTACTCCAAAAACATTATGGACCAGAAGCTGACGTATGGACTGCAGGAGTTATACTCTATATATTGCTAAGTGGTGTTCCACCATTTTGGGGCG AAACACAGCAAGGAATATTCGATGCCGTGTTGAAAGGGTTTATTGACTTCGATTCAGAACCATGGCCCCTAATATCTGATAGCGCAAAGGACCTAATCCGGAAGATGTTATGCTCTCGACCTTCAGAGCGGCTCACTGCTCACAAAGTATTAT GTCATCCTTGGATTTGTGAAAATGGGGTTGCTCCCGATAAGGCACTGGATCCAGCTATACTTTCTCGTCTTAAACAATTCTCGGCAATGAATAAACTAAAGAAGCTGGCTTTACGG GTAATAGCTGAAAGTCTATCAGAGGAGGAGATTGCTGGTTTGAGAGAAATGTTTAAATCAATGGATACTGATAACAGTGGTGCAATCACATTCGATGAACTCAAAGCTGGTTTGCGAAGATATGGTTCAACCTTGAAAGATGCAGAGATAAGGGCCCTTATGGATGCC GCTGATATCGACAATAGTGGGACCATTGATTACGGAGAATTTATAGCTGCAACAGTTCACCTTAATAAACTAGAGCACGAGGAACATCTCGTTGCTGCATTCCAATACTTCGACAAGGATAGAAGTGGCTATATTACGGTTGATGAGCTTCAACAAGCTTGGGCTGAGTATAACTTGACAGATGTTTTGTTCGAGGATATTATTAGAGAAGTTGATCAAGATAAT GACGGAAGAATTGATTATGGTGAATTCGTTGACATGATGAAAAAAGGCAATGGATGGATTGGTAGACGAACCATGCGAAACAGTCTGAATATTAGCATGAGAAATTCACACGATTCTCAATAA